Proteins found in one Gadus macrocephalus chromosome 23, ASM3116895v1 genomic segment:
- the LOC132452413 gene encoding uncharacterized protein LOC132452413 isoform X1: protein MVRRCFFRCEGTSPLYALPKPEPSRSHWLEFIFNPIPPTVPNLFLCRHHFTEGCFKNLRLFSSGFAKLLTLRIDAVPTLCGPMGEDVSQHQDCSAYYRPFQHVGCQTDSPPIISAGTQTITSVGIQTARFKSTSVGTQFSMGSLKTRVRTKAMQTQVSPLSVDFGTTSHLPDSPLTSTSIKGQGWRPSKRPRLELEEEEESDSSIESHKEPLDSTYNSGDSVLTEESDVSFETQPKQNEAKYIVFESCLKQLFENCPACQGGCDLQQRRIGTYVAFTQRCLHCSYFRQWESQPMVLNTPIADLQLLAATDFTGSSFTHLQKWKMDQQHHFQQQLRLRGSVAVGDEMRADSQEDCDEFVDHSTQTLHVDAPGSSHMSSHNGALRILSVYGKGEGPLAVDGHDTLVTASEVEALSSPSADHSAAKSLERGELLVRHEELSVQQQTPDTILIKVEEDIDGGMPTVEDCDDFGDRSTQRGTTSENLHVDAPGSSRMSSHNGELRILSVDGKGEGPLAVDGHDTLLTASGEEALSSPSADHSAAKSLERGEPLGHPEDLIGAQGGPKRRPCVLSGEGFPRQYQDDHPYGYPHQQEAVRVRPMHEALQYKLQPEETHEDSLRGEALQL from the exons atggTAAGAAGGTGTTTTTTTCGTTGTGAAGGGACATCTCCCTTGTATGCGTTGCCAAAGCCAGAGCCTTCACGTAGCCATTGGCTGGAGTTCATTTTTAACCCTATTCCCCCAACTGTACCGAACCTTTTTCTGTGTCGCCACCACTTCACGGAGGGCTGCTTCAAGAACCTGCGTTTGTTCAGCAGTGGATTCGCAAAGCTGCTAACTCTGAGGATAGATGCTGTTCCAACTCTGTGTGGCCCAATGGGTGAAGATGTCTCTCAACAT CAGGACTGCAGTGCCTATTATCGCCCCTTCCAACACGTCGGATGCCAGACCGACTCGCCTCCGATTATATCGGCGGGAACCCAAACCATCACGTCTGTGGGAATACAAACTGCACGGTTCAAGTCGACATCAGTCGGCACACAGTTTTCCATGGGATCGCTAAAGACGCGCGTAAGAACCAAAG CCATGCAGACACAGGTGTCTCCTCTCAGTGTAGACTTTGGAACAACCTCTCATTTGCCAGACTCACCGCTGACTTCTACATCAATAAAGGGCCAGGGCTGGAGACCTAGCAAGAGACCACGGCTTgagttggaggaagaggaggagagtgactcCTCAATTGAATCACATAAGGAGCCGCTGGACTCTACATACAACTCTGGAGACTCTGTTCTTACAGAGGAATCTGACGTCTC GTTTGAGACGCAGCCCAAACAGAATGAGGCTAAGTATATTGTCTTTGAAAGCTGCCTCAAACAGCTGTTTGAAAACTGTCCCGCGTGTCAGGGAGGCTGTGACCTTCAACAGCGAAGGATCGGTACCTATGTGGCTTTCACTCAGCGATGTCTACACTGCAGCTACTTCAGACAGTGGGAGAGTCAGCCCATGGTTTTAAACACCCCCATTGCCGACCTGCAACTTTTGGCTGCTACCGACTTCACTGGGTCCTCCTTCACCCATCTACAAAAG TGGAAGATGGATCAGCAGCATCATTTCCAGCAACAATTGCGCCTTCGTGGGTCAGTTGCAGTGGGAGACGAAATGAGGGCAGATTCTCAAG aagactgcgatgaaTTTGTAGACCACAGCACACAGACTCTGCATGTGGACGCcccaggctcctcccacatgtccagtcacaacGGGGCGCTGCGGATCCTGAGtgtctacggaaaaggggagggcccactggcggtggacggtcATGATACCCTCGTCACCGCGTCTGAAGTCGAGGCCCTGAGCTCGCcgtctgcggaccacagcgcggccaagagcctTGAGCGTGGTGAGCTGCTGGTCCgccacgaggagctgagtgtgcag cagcagaccccagacaccattctaatcaaggttgaagaggatattgatGGAGGCATGCCCACTGTAG aagactgcgatgactTTGGAGACCGCAGCACACAGCGCGGCACAACCTCAGAGAATCTgcatgtggacgcccctggctcctcccgcatgtccagtcacaacggggagctgcggatcctgagcgtcgacggaaaaggggagggcccactggcggtggacggccatgacaccctcctCACTGCGTCCGGCGaggaggccttgagctcgccGTCCgcggaccacagcgcggccaagagcctggagcgcggtgAGCCGCTCGGCCACCCCGAGGACCTTATTGGGGCTCAGGGTGGCCCCAAGCGCCGGCCTTGTGTGTTGTCTGGCGAGGGTTTTCCCCGACAATACCAAGATGACCATCCATATGGTTACCCACACCAGCAAGAAGCCGTacgggtgcgaccaatgcatgaagcacTTCAGTACAAGCTACAACCTGAAGaaacacatgaggactcactccggggagaagccctacagctgtga
- the LOC132452909 gene encoding hydroperoxide isomerase ALOXE3-like, which yields MLEMLKQEPSKDNPIFFPTDSEYDWLLAKMFVRSADFQDHQLNSHLLRTHLLAEVFSVSLLGNLPMVHPLYKLLVPHTRYTLQINALARNLLISDSGIFNTITSSGGEALQKILQRATSSMTYTSLCIRDDIKERGLESVPDFYYREDGFQMWDINRFVQGVLGYYYKEDSDVQRDTELQTWVLGIFVHGFLSRPESGMPQKLNTVAELVKFVTMVIFTGSSQHAAVNNGQFEYGSWMPNTPTTLQRPPPTTKGTADESSLLETLPDVNATVNGMAVMYLLSKQSSDFVPLGHYPEEYFSERVPHQHMQLFKGELGILSSKIEARNLGLKIPYTFLDPALLENSVAI from the exons TTGAAGCAGGAACCATCAAAGGACAACCCCATCTTCTTTCCTACCGACTCAGAGTACGACTGGTTGTTGGCCAAGATGTTTGTCAGAAGTGCAGATTTCCAGGACCACCAGCTTAACTCCCACTTGCTCCGCACTCATCTTCTGGCAGAAGTCTTTTCTGTCTCACTCCTGGGTAACCTGCCCATGGTGCATCCACTGTACAAG CTCCTGGTTCCACACACTCGCTACACCCTCCAGATAAACGCCCTAGCCCGGAACCTACTCATATCTGACAGTGGAATTTTCAATACG ATCACCTCTTCTGGTGGAGAGGCTTTGCAAAAAATCCTGCAACGAGCCACATCATCTATGACCTACACCTCGCTCTGCATTCGGGATGACATCAAGGAGAGAGGGCTGGAGTCTGTGCCTGACTTCTACTACAGAGAGGATGGCTTCCAGATGTGGGACATCAACAG GTTTGTTCAGGGAGTGCTTGGCTACTACTACAAAGAAGACTCTGATGTCCAGCGAGACACAGAGCTACAGACCTGGGTTCTGGGCATCTTTGTACATGGATTCCTTTCACGGCCGGAATCTG GAATGCCGCAAAAATTGAACACTGTAGCTGAGCTGGTGAAATTCGTCACCATGGTGATCTTCACCGGTTCTTCCCAGCACGCTGCAGTAAACAACGGCCAG TTTGAATACGGTTCATGGATGCCCAACACTCCAACGACCCTACAGCGCCCCCCGCCGACCACCAAGGGAACTGCAGATGAAAGCTCCCTCCTGGAAACTCTCCCTGATGTCAACGCCACCGTTAATGGCATGGCTGTTATGTATCTGCTCAGCAAGCAGTCCAGCGATTTT GTGCCCCTTGGCCACTACCCTGAAGAGTATTTCTCTGAAAGAGTTCCACACCAGCACATGCAGCTCTTTAAAGGGGAGCTTGGAATTTTAAGTTCAAAGATTGAAGCCAGAAACTTGGGTCTGAAAATCCCGTACACTTTTCTGGACCCAGCGTTGCTGGAGAATAGTGTAGCCATCTGA
- the LOC132452413 gene encoding uncharacterized protein LOC132452413 isoform X2, producing the protein MVRRCFFRCEGTSPLYALPKPEPSRSHWLEFIFNPIPPTVPNLFLCRHHFTEGCFKNLRLFSSGFAKLLTLRIDAVPTLCGPMGEDVSQHQDCSAYYRPFQHVGCQTDSPPIISAGTQTITSVGIQTARFKSTSVGTQFSMGSLKTRVRTKAMQTQVSPLSVDFGTTSHLPDSPLTSTSIKGQGWRPSKRPRLELEEEEESDSSIESHKEPLDSTYNSGDSVLTEESDVSFETQPKQNEAKYIVFESCLKQLFENCPACQGGCDLQQRRIGTYVAFTQRCLHCSYFRQWESQPMVLNTPIADLQLLAATDFTGSSFTHLQKWKMDQQHHFQQQLRLRGSVAVGDEMRADSQEDCDEFVDHSTQTLHVDAPGSSHMSSHNGALRILSVYGKGEGPLAVDGHDTLVTASEVEALSSPSADHSAAKSLERGELLVRHEELSVQQTPDTILIKVEEDIDGGMPTVEDCDDFGDRSTQRGTTSENLHVDAPGSSRMSSHNGELRILSVDGKGEGPLAVDGHDTLLTASGEEALSSPSADHSAAKSLERGEPLGHPEDLIGAQGGPKRRPCVLSGEGFPRQYQDDHPYGYPHQQEAVRVRPMHEALQYKLQPEETHEDSLRGEALQL; encoded by the exons atggTAAGAAGGTGTTTTTTTCGTTGTGAAGGGACATCTCCCTTGTATGCGTTGCCAAAGCCAGAGCCTTCACGTAGCCATTGGCTGGAGTTCATTTTTAACCCTATTCCCCCAACTGTACCGAACCTTTTTCTGTGTCGCCACCACTTCACGGAGGGCTGCTTCAAGAACCTGCGTTTGTTCAGCAGTGGATTCGCAAAGCTGCTAACTCTGAGGATAGATGCTGTTCCAACTCTGTGTGGCCCAATGGGTGAAGATGTCTCTCAACAT CAGGACTGCAGTGCCTATTATCGCCCCTTCCAACACGTCGGATGCCAGACCGACTCGCCTCCGATTATATCGGCGGGAACCCAAACCATCACGTCTGTGGGAATACAAACTGCACGGTTCAAGTCGACATCAGTCGGCACACAGTTTTCCATGGGATCGCTAAAGACGCGCGTAAGAACCAAAG CCATGCAGACACAGGTGTCTCCTCTCAGTGTAGACTTTGGAACAACCTCTCATTTGCCAGACTCACCGCTGACTTCTACATCAATAAAGGGCCAGGGCTGGAGACCTAGCAAGAGACCACGGCTTgagttggaggaagaggaggagagtgactcCTCAATTGAATCACATAAGGAGCCGCTGGACTCTACATACAACTCTGGAGACTCTGTTCTTACAGAGGAATCTGACGTCTC GTTTGAGACGCAGCCCAAACAGAATGAGGCTAAGTATATTGTCTTTGAAAGCTGCCTCAAACAGCTGTTTGAAAACTGTCCCGCGTGTCAGGGAGGCTGTGACCTTCAACAGCGAAGGATCGGTACCTATGTGGCTTTCACTCAGCGATGTCTACACTGCAGCTACTTCAGACAGTGGGAGAGTCAGCCCATGGTTTTAAACACCCCCATTGCCGACCTGCAACTTTTGGCTGCTACCGACTTCACTGGGTCCTCCTTCACCCATCTACAAAAG TGGAAGATGGATCAGCAGCATCATTTCCAGCAACAATTGCGCCTTCGTGGGTCAGTTGCAGTGGGAGACGAAATGAGGGCAGATTCTCAAG aagactgcgatgaaTTTGTAGACCACAGCACACAGACTCTGCATGTGGACGCcccaggctcctcccacatgtccagtcacaacGGGGCGCTGCGGATCCTGAGtgtctacggaaaaggggagggcccactggcggtggacggtcATGATACCCTCGTCACCGCGTCTGAAGTCGAGGCCCTGAGCTCGCcgtctgcggaccacagcgcggccaagagcctTGAGCGTGGTGAGCTGCTGGTCCgccacgaggagctgagtgtgcag cagaccccagacaccattctaatcaaggttgaagaggatattgatGGAGGCATGCCCACTGTAG aagactgcgatgactTTGGAGACCGCAGCACACAGCGCGGCACAACCTCAGAGAATCTgcatgtggacgcccctggctcctcccgcatgtccagtcacaacggggagctgcggatcctgagcgtcgacggaaaaggggagggcccactggcggtggacggccatgacaccctcctCACTGCGTCCGGCGaggaggccttgagctcgccGTCCgcggaccacagcgcggccaagagcctggagcgcggtgAGCCGCTCGGCCACCCCGAGGACCTTATTGGGGCTCAGGGTGGCCCCAAGCGCCGGCCTTGTGTGTTGTCTGGCGAGGGTTTTCCCCGACAATACCAAGATGACCATCCATATGGTTACCCACACCAGCAAGAAGCCGTacgggtgcgaccaatgcatgaagcacTTCAGTACAAGCTACAACCTGAAGaaacacatgaggactcactccggggagaagccctacagctgtga
- the LOC132452413 gene encoding uncharacterized protein LOC132452413 isoform X3 yields the protein MVRRCFFRCEGTSPLYALPKPEPSRSHWLEFIFNPIPPTVPNLFLCRHHFTEGCFKNLRLFSSGFAKLLTLRIDAVPTLCGPMGEDVSQHQDCSAYYRPFQHVGCQTDSPPIISAGTQTITSVGIQTARFKSTSVGTQFSMGSLKTRVRTKAMQTQVSPLSVDFGTTSHLPDSPLTSTSIKGQGWRPSKRPRLELEEEEESDSSIESHKEPLDSTYNSGDSVLTEESDVSFETQPKQNEAKYIVFESCLKQLFENCPACQGGCDLQQRRIGTYVAFTQRCLHCSYFRQWESQPMVLNTPIADLQLLAATDFTGSSFTHLQKWKMDQQHHFQQQLRLRGSVAVGDEMRADSQEDCDDFGDRSTQRGTTSENLHVDAPGSSRMSSHNGELRILSVDGKGEGPLAVDGHDTLLTASGEEALSSPSADHSAAKSLERGEPLGHPEDLIGAQGGPKRRPCVLSGEGFPRQYQDDHPYGYPHQQEAVRVRPMHEALQYKLQPEETHEDSLRGEALQL from the exons atggTAAGAAGGTGTTTTTTTCGTTGTGAAGGGACATCTCCCTTGTATGCGTTGCCAAAGCCAGAGCCTTCACGTAGCCATTGGCTGGAGTTCATTTTTAACCCTATTCCCCCAACTGTACCGAACCTTTTTCTGTGTCGCCACCACTTCACGGAGGGCTGCTTCAAGAACCTGCGTTTGTTCAGCAGTGGATTCGCAAAGCTGCTAACTCTGAGGATAGATGCTGTTCCAACTCTGTGTGGCCCAATGGGTGAAGATGTCTCTCAACAT CAGGACTGCAGTGCCTATTATCGCCCCTTCCAACACGTCGGATGCCAGACCGACTCGCCTCCGATTATATCGGCGGGAACCCAAACCATCACGTCTGTGGGAATACAAACTGCACGGTTCAAGTCGACATCAGTCGGCACACAGTTTTCCATGGGATCGCTAAAGACGCGCGTAAGAACCAAAG CCATGCAGACACAGGTGTCTCCTCTCAGTGTAGACTTTGGAACAACCTCTCATTTGCCAGACTCACCGCTGACTTCTACATCAATAAAGGGCCAGGGCTGGAGACCTAGCAAGAGACCACGGCTTgagttggaggaagaggaggagagtgactcCTCAATTGAATCACATAAGGAGCCGCTGGACTCTACATACAACTCTGGAGACTCTGTTCTTACAGAGGAATCTGACGTCTC GTTTGAGACGCAGCCCAAACAGAATGAGGCTAAGTATATTGTCTTTGAAAGCTGCCTCAAACAGCTGTTTGAAAACTGTCCCGCGTGTCAGGGAGGCTGTGACCTTCAACAGCGAAGGATCGGTACCTATGTGGCTTTCACTCAGCGATGTCTACACTGCAGCTACTTCAGACAGTGGGAGAGTCAGCCCATGGTTTTAAACACCCCCATTGCCGACCTGCAACTTTTGGCTGCTACCGACTTCACTGGGTCCTCCTTCACCCATCTACAAAAG TGGAAGATGGATCAGCAGCATCATTTCCAGCAACAATTGCGCCTTCGTGGGTCAGTTGCAGTGGGAGACGAAATGAGGGCAGATTCTCAAG aagactgcgatgactTTGGAGACCGCAGCACACAGCGCGGCACAACCTCAGAGAATCTgcatgtggacgcccctggctcctcccgcatgtccagtcacaacggggagctgcggatcctgagcgtcgacggaaaaggggagggcccactggcggtggacggccatgacaccctcctCACTGCGTCCGGCGaggaggccttgagctcgccGTCCgcggaccacagcgcggccaagagcctggagcgcggtgAGCCGCTCGGCCACCCCGAGGACCTTATTGGGGCTCAGGGTGGCCCCAAGCGCCGGCCTTGTGTGTTGTCTGGCGAGGGTTTTCCCCGACAATACCAAGATGACCATCCATATGGTTACCCACACCAGCAAGAAGCCGTacgggtgcgaccaatgcatgaagcacTTCAGTACAAGCTACAACCTGAAGaaacacatgaggactcactccggggagaagccctacagctgtga